The Citrus sinensis cultivar Valencia sweet orange chromosome 4, DVS_A1.0, whole genome shotgun sequence DNA segment TAAATTGTATTAATGATGAAGAATCTGATGAAGTTTTAGTTAATCAAAAACCTCTTAAGCATCGTAAATGACAACTATTCATTGTGGTTTATTTTAGAGGTATTCACATTGTATTTCTGATGAAGTATTTGTAAATGTAAATCTAACTTAAAAGCACTATACTAACTTCCACAAAAGAACTCGGAAAACAGAAAACTTACTCTTCATGTATTGGAATAAGTACATATgacttttgaaatatattgaCACCCTTCCACCACCTTCGAAACTTGATAAAGAAAGAATCCTTGTCACCCCCCTAAAATATTACGGGAGAAGACATTACAATAGccattattcaagaaaaaggaagtaTTGCCAATAAAGGGACACTAGAAAAACTAAATATACTGGTTCAAGAACCCCCATAGGCATTAACATATCAAATTTATCAGGAAAACATATTTGATCATGTTTTCCGAAACAATAAAGTCCTTGAAATCATCACTAACCAAAACTAGCATGAAGTCACATATCATCATGAACCATCCTTTTTGGTTTCTTCAAGATATtcatggaaaaagaaaataaccaACAGAATCTTAGGCATCCACATCAAGATTAAGAAAGCCACAGTACTAGTAAATCTAATGCACAAATCTAATACATCAGGTATCCACAGTACTAATAAATTACTCAGGTACCTAGCTCTAGCTGTTTCAGTGTTTCCTTCAGACTCCAGTTTAAATGGCTTACAGAATCCTAAAGTGGAACCATCAATTGATGTGTTaataggaaaaagaaataattaaataaccaAGAAAGTAGCTACCTTGTGTGATACAGCTTCCTTGAGCTTACTGTAAAAATATGTATTGAAAAAATGGCAGTCTCGAATGGCCCTGTTTGTTGGAGATGCTTGCAGCTGCAAATACctagaaaataaattcagaAGCAATTAACTAGGTATACGCCAAAGAAACTGATGACTAAAAGATCCTAACAGATAACAATAAAGGGCAAATAGATCCCTAAAGTAGTGCATAAGAAGAAGTAAATAGAACACCGGGAAAAGATAATTGCATTTAAACTTCGAAGTTGCAAAATAAGGAAATATAACGTCTCCTACCTAAAACAGCATAAGGTTTTTTGATGCCAAGAAATATCTTATCTTCCTTTGTACACTGAATTCTCTAAATGTTAATGGTTTCTATCTCACAGTGAATAGAACCCTTTGAACAGTAATGTACATGTCAAAAGTACTATGCAGCAGACTATTCAACCCCATTGCACAACTTAGctgtttttaaaagaaaacggAGAAACTTATATTAAACAGTAAGAAATGTACAAAGGGAGAACAAATTTCACAACTTAGCTAGAAATAGTATTCTGTGAAACTGATATGTTAATGTTAAAGAAGTGTTTCTGCACGAACACAAATACCATTCCTTTTATACCAATTGAGTTAAgtatctttttcaaaaaaaaaggaaatgacaTTTTACTCTATTCACATCACAACAAACACCCGCATTTATGaatacagttttttttttcttttttgatatctgtttatttatttattattattatgactattattttttttgagaagtaggAATACAGTAGATAAGTATCTATTAACCTCAAAATGGCCTGCAGAAACTTTAACAGCACAGCTAGAAGCTACAGCTCCAACAAACAAACCCTTGAGTAAACCACCATAAATAGATGAGAAAATCACATCTAAGATTCCAacttgaaaggaaagaaaatccCATAACAACCACAAATTCACTTCAAGTGCTGTGCGGTAATACATTGTGGCAAGGGGACAAGAATTAGAGTTTAGTTTTGCCTTCCCAATCCACGTATCAAATGATAACTGTATCCTAGGCACTTACCGGatgtaaaaattcataataggTGATGTCAGATAAGCTGCTGGGGCAAGGTGATTTATGTCCGTGTAACAGATTTCAACAGATTCCGGATCAACCCTAGTTCAAAAATGATAAGTGTCAAACAGAAATTAACTCTAGTAAAAACTGTTGCCAAAAAAACAGTCTTTACCATCTAAAGAAAGGTCGGAAGAGTACCTTGATGGGTAGTAGATCTTAGCGTCTATCATGCTGAAAGTGTTACAAGAGTTAACAGTTATTGTTGACATAAAGTAAGAGCACTAATGACCAGTAAAGAAAGTCCTACTGACCATTCAGCAAATTCATCAGCTTGCTCTGTTGTCTCTATGTGCAGAGAGCCCTCTGATTCCTCTGATGCATCTTCAACTGGACTTTCATCCTCGTCTAGGAGAACAAGGTTCTGCTCCTGTTTGGATTTTTTCACCGTGAATCTCATCAATCAATGAAGACGAACACCAAACAAATAGAGAAAAATATACAACCATTGCGGGACAAGCTCAACAATGCACCCATGGGCAACCATAGTTGTCTGTGCCAAATTTCTCACAACAGGAACAGATTCATCCACCAACACACTAGGAAAAATAGGGTGTCAAGGTAAAATTTCCCAAATTCTCTTGCATGATCTATGCTTTGTTTGATAGGGTTCCattcttttatcaataaataacCAATAGGGTTGAATTAACAAGTAATTGAGTATCAGATTTGATCCTCAATAGctctatatattaaacaataaaatactcaacatttgaataaattttatttccactGAAAGGAGTCCCAGATGTACCATACTTGCAGCATGGAAATCCGCCACCAAGTCTGAGATTTGGGTAATGATGGTTGAAACTTCCAAACATATCAGTAATCATAGTTAGTAAAAAAAACTTGCAACATCAGGTCTGTCATTCCTTCAGCCATATTATCGAAGACTACAGGACCTTCAGTAAAATTTCTTGGAGACAGCTTCATCTCGAAGCAAAATGATAGGCACATTCTTGCAAAACATTTATTATCTCAGAGAACAGTTCAATGATTTACTCCATTCTATGATAAAAACAAGCTAGCATGCCTACAAGCAAGTGTTTGCAGGAAAGAATATATAATTGAAAGAAGATCAAGACAAATCCATTAAGCATTTCAACTAGAAAACAcagttttttaattctatataaactcaaacaTGGAGGGTATTCCAATTCTTCCCATCTTATTGTTGGGTTTCCCAATGAATAAGGATAAAGCACGTCAATCAATTGAATagtagattaattaattagagagaaaCTAAATGGGTTTTGATTAcaaatctttgaaattttcCAAAGACGGCtccgaaaataaaattatcaaaattgcTAATATTGTATATCCTCCAAAATAGCATGATACTCATCATTTGAATTACAtatatctttacaaaatattatgtaACAAAGAAATAACAAACTTTTCTTCAGCCACGAAAACTAATTATTGATGCATTCTATTTACCTATCATTGTAAGAGAAAACTATACATAAGTTTTCTATCATTCCCATAGTTTTAAACATTTTCCACTTTCCACCCAGGACTAAAGTTCATCTCCAACTCATTAGAGTAGTTTCATTGGTAAATAGAAAAACATCATACCTTCCTAAGCCTTGGATTTTTTGATGGTAGGACCTCAAATGATTCCTTCCTAATAAAAAAAGcgcccaaaaagaaaaaaagaaaaaaaattagaaatatcaTCCAAGCCATTCATGTCAGCTGACAAGAAGGTggataattaatatatatcttgATACTCCAGGAGACATGCAAAACATTAAACAAGAAACAATTAAGTAAAAGAAATGTGTCATATCAACTGAAAAATATGCTAACTTCTTGGGCAAACAACTGGACGAGTTCTCTCCACTCTGATGGGATGGACAAGTTAAAGACGCTCTGTCCTTTTGAGAaccatttgaattaaaagatttatctCCTTTATGGAAAGGCCATTTTCTTGATGATGATCGAACTTTTTGTCTTCCCCTTTGTGATAAGTCCCCATCAGACCTCATTTTCCGGCGGTCACAATGAGCCAAGATCGATAATTCTTTATCAAATGCATTTGCTTCTCTACAATCTCTCTgtcaaatgaattaaaaataggTAAAAGGGATTACATTGGCTACAAAAGAGGCTGCAAAAAGGTCATGCAAAAAGCAGAGTACCATACATTTTCTTCCATCTTCTCCCTAAAAACAGAGGTAAACGaggattttgattgaatttgagGTGATGGAGTCCTTTGTGTAAAGCAATCTGAAGCATCTAgagaagaaatttaaaatcctGAAGTAGTCGTCTCGTTAAAAGTAGCAGCAAAATCCAATGCCAAATGGTTATGGCTCAAACCGAGCAATCATTTACCTTATACTGATCTTCATAATCACAAATGATGCAAATCATGCATTTCAACTATAACTAAATAAAGACTATTCATTACGGAATACCACAGTACCCCACTATGCttacattttgttttagaGGAAAGATATTGTATGATTCAATTCTCTTGACAATGTAAGTTGATTCTGCACCTAACCACAGCAACTAAAGAGCGAAATTTAACTCAAGGTAGgaataatatttaatgcaaGCATAACAAAAGCCAACTTTCGGCCATCGAAGTactatttaaaagaaaaacagtaGACCAACCGCaaagttctatttaaaaataaaatgaacaaatatcAGCTCTAACTACCAGTAGGTGCTAATGCAGCAAGCtgtacaataaataaaatgcatgcATATACACACTCAACTAGCAGACATTTCACTTAGTCACATCATTCCAAATCTTTTCTGGTAATCTTTTACTATACTTCATTCTCTCTGTCTTGTGAAGCACAAATCTTAAGAACTATTGTATTCTTAATAATCACGCCAAGACGCCATTCATTGAAGAAGGAAGTATTTTAAGAGATAAAAGGACAGAGAGAGTGAACATttaagaaagagagagaaaaaaaaaactttcgAGTTCTATTACTATCTTCTGCTTGTCTCATGGCTATAaacatttaatataaataaagctCACTTGGGGATGCTGCTTGGGAGCTACAATAAGTTGTAAGAAAAATAGTGAAACTTGAAGTTGTGAAATTGTATATCTTCACAACTccaaattttatcaaaatgacCATTTCCCATTTGTGATTAAGTCACAACCATGACAATTGAACTCTGACCTCCCCTAGGCCTTGACTTGGCAGAAGCCCAAGTTCTAAACCCTTCACATAAGGGAATGTACTGTCACTaaatacttataaataaaatggtcaCAAACTTGTAGGTCAGGTAACCTGGATAGCATGGCATACCTGAACTAGGAGATTGTGTCAACTTATCGCATCCATCAATATCCTGCCCAATCAGAAGTGCAATGAATCATGCTTAgcatttattgttttcatgaATAACATATCAAATATGATTTCACCTGCTAGACCTTTTTCTAACATTTAGCAAAGTGCTCCAAGATATCAAGTACCTGACT contains these protein-coding regions:
- the LOC102610189 gene encoding ubiquitin-like-specific protease 1D isoform X3, which produces MEEQAENRNKRKLNIDWEEVLPGRNDDVPAELIVKKSGPPTPAQKSVPMSDDPGSGEELDRQIPDQELGVRIARMKDTYSKVRHCLPDKGKKILATVTRLEKECERRRLAGAVPVCLDIDGCDKLTQSPSSDASDCFTQRTPSPQIQSKSSFTSVFREKMEENRDCREANAFDKELSILAHCDRRKMRSDGDLSQRGRQKVRSSSRKWPFHKGDKSFNSNGSQKDRASLTCPSHQSGENSSSCLPKKKESFEVLPSKNPRLRKEQNLVLLDEDESPVEDASEESEGSLHIETTEQADEFAECMIDAKIYYPSRVDPESVEICYTDINHLAPAAYLTSPIMNFYIRYLQLQASPTNRAIRDCHFFNTYFYSKLKEAVSHKGGDKDSFFIKFRRWWKGVNIFQKSYVLIPIHEDVHWSLVIICIPDKEDESGPIILHLDSLKLHCSLSIFSNIRSFLKEEWNYLKQEVSPSDLPIAERIWQHLPRRIDDRIIPRFMEEAPERLKKKDLAMFGKRWFRPEEASGLRIKIRNLLKKQFQISSAECCNSKSLTSPGGCSP
- the LOC102610189 gene encoding ubiquitin-like-specific protease 1D isoform X2, which produces MEEQAENRNKRKLNIDWEEVLPGRNDDVPAELIVKKSGPPTPAQKSVPMSDDPGSGEELDRQIPDQELGVRIARMKDTYSKVRHCLPDKGKKILATVTRLEKECERRRLAGAVPVCLDIDGCDKLTQSPSSDCFTQRTPSPQIQSKSSFTSVFREKMEENRDCREANAFDKELSILAHCDRRKMRSDGDLSQRGRQKVRSSSRKWPFHKGDKSFNSNGSQKDRASLTCPSHQSGENSSSCLPKKKESFEVLPSKNPRLRKEQNLVLLDEDESPVEDASEESEGSLHIETTEQADEFAECMIDAKIYYPSRVDPESVEICYTDINHLAPAAYLTSPIMNFYIRYLQLQASPTNRAIRDCHFFNTYFYSKLKEAVSHKGGDKDSFFIKFRRWWKGVNIFQKSYVLIPIHEDVHWSLVIICIPDKEDESGPIILHLDSLKLHCSLSIFSNIRSFLKEEWNYLKQEVSPSDLPIAERIWQHLPRRIDDRIIPVPQQKNDYDCGLFVLFFMERFMEEAPERLKKKDLAMFGKRWFRPEEASGLRIKIRNLLKKQFQISSAECCNSKSLTSPGGCSP
- the LOC102610189 gene encoding ubiquitin-like-specific protease 1D isoform X1, which encodes MEEQAENRNKRKLNIDWEEVLPGRNDDVPAELIVKKSGPPTPAQKSVPMSDDPGSGEELDRQIPDQELGVRIARMKDTYSKVRHCLPDKGKKILATVTRLEKECERRRLAGAVPVCLDIDGCDKLTQSPSSDASDCFTQRTPSPQIQSKSSFTSVFREKMEENRDCREANAFDKELSILAHCDRRKMRSDGDLSQRGRQKVRSSSRKWPFHKGDKSFNSNGSQKDRASLTCPSHQSGENSSSCLPKKKESFEVLPSKNPRLRKEQNLVLLDEDESPVEDASEESEGSLHIETTEQADEFAECMIDAKIYYPSRVDPESVEICYTDINHLAPAAYLTSPIMNFYIRYLQLQASPTNRAIRDCHFFNTYFYSKLKEAVSHKGGDKDSFFIKFRRWWKGVNIFQKSYVLIPIHEDVHWSLVIICIPDKEDESGPIILHLDSLKLHCSLSIFSNIRSFLKEEWNYLKQEVSPSDLPIAERIWQHLPRRIDDRIIPVPQQKNDYDCGLFVLFFMERFMEEAPERLKKKDLAMFGKRWFRPEEASGLRIKIRNLLKKQFQISSAECCNSKSLTSPGGCSP